One Streptosporangium sp. NBC_01495 DNA window includes the following coding sequences:
- a CDS encoding carboxymuconolactone decarboxylase family protein, translating to MKQRMDIGELAPEAYRAMLRLEKYLTDSGLPHTTKELVKLRVSQINGCAFCVDMHSHDAKAAGESDERLFSVVAWRETPFFSDAERAALALAEEATRLSDRGETVPDEVWEEAARHYEPEVLAALVVTISTINAWNRIAVTTRMVPGALRSQSG from the coding sequence ATGAAGCAGCGGATGGACATCGGCGAACTCGCCCCCGAGGCCTACCGGGCCATGCTGAGGCTGGAGAAGTACCTGACCGACAGCGGGTTGCCGCACACCACGAAGGAGCTGGTCAAGCTGCGGGTCAGCCAGATCAACGGCTGCGCCTTCTGCGTCGACATGCACTCCCACGACGCCAAGGCGGCCGGGGAGAGCGACGAGCGGCTGTTCTCGGTGGTGGCCTGGCGGGAGACGCCCTTCTTCAGCGACGCCGAGCGGGCGGCCCTCGCCCTGGCCGAGGAGGCCACCCGGCTCAGCGACCGCGGCGAGACGGTGCCGGACGAGGTGTGGGAGGAGGCCGCCAGGCACTACGAGCCGGAGGTGCTGGCCGCACTGGTCGTGACCATCTCGACGATCAACGCGTGGAACCGGATCGCCGTCACCACCCGTATGGTTCCTGGAGCCCTGCGTAGCCAAAGCGGTTGA
- the sigJ gene encoding RNA polymerase sigma factor SigJ: MSRPPYVNGDEALAAEFGAIRPRLVGVAYGLLGSVDEAEDVVQDAWFRLGRAERSEIGDVTGWLVVTVSRLALDVLRSARVRREEYVGPWLPEPVVGGGDPADRVTLDESMSMAMLVVLESLSPAERTSFVLHDVFGLPFGEVARAVGRSAAACRQLAARARGHVAARAPRFEVDETEHRRVVEAFARVIRGGDGDGDIGALTALLDPDVVLRSDGGGVVGAARRPIHGSARVARFLLGIARKIGHADRLTVTTVNGRAGLLRTPEGGLAVYGLTVSEGRITGIDIMRNPEKLRSVR, translated from the coding sequence ATGTCTCGTCCTCCTTACGTGAACGGTGACGAAGCTCTCGCGGCGGAGTTCGGTGCCATCCGGCCACGGCTGGTCGGCGTGGCCTACGGCCTGCTCGGCAGCGTCGACGAGGCCGAGGACGTGGTGCAGGATGCCTGGTTCCGGCTGGGCAGGGCGGAGCGTTCGGAGATCGGGGACGTCACGGGCTGGCTGGTGGTCACAGTATCGAGACTCGCGCTGGACGTACTGCGTTCGGCGCGCGTTCGGCGCGAGGAGTACGTCGGGCCGTGGCTGCCGGAGCCGGTGGTGGGCGGGGGCGACCCCGCCGACAGGGTGACCCTGGACGAGTCGATGAGCATGGCGATGCTGGTGGTGCTGGAGTCGCTCAGCCCCGCCGAACGCACCTCCTTCGTCCTGCACGACGTGTTCGGGCTGCCGTTCGGGGAGGTGGCGCGCGCGGTCGGGCGCTCCGCCGCCGCGTGCCGGCAGCTCGCCGCCCGCGCCCGCGGGCACGTCGCGGCACGGGCGCCTCGCTTCGAGGTCGACGAGACCGAGCACCGCAGGGTGGTCGAGGCGTTCGCGCGGGTCATCCGGGGCGGGGACGGCGACGGCGACATCGGCGCGCTGACGGCGCTGCTCGATCCGGACGTGGTGCTGCGCAGCGACGGCGGTGGGGTGGTGGGAGCGGCCAGGCGGCCGATCCACGGCTCCGCGCGGGTGGCCCGCTTCCTGCTCGGCATCGCCAGGAAGATCGGCCACGCGGACCGGCTGACGGTGACCACGGTCAACGGCCGGGCCGGGCTGCTGCGAACGCCGGAGGGCGGGCTCGCCGTCTACGGGCTGACCGTCTCCGAGGGCCGGATCACCGGGATCGACATCATGAGAAACCCGGAGAAACTAAGGAGTGTTCGATGA
- a CDS encoding pyridoxamine 5'-phosphate oxidase family protein codes for MSELSATERTRHRRLREKGRTDRAALYEVLGAGFVCHLGVISGGVPMVVPTVYGFDADHLYVHGSVASGSLTGREPAPRPTGNADADTDGPGAAADTAGTAGTAGTGMGTVCVTVTHVDGLVLARSVFEHGVNYRSAMVYGVPRALEGAEKLAALRILTEHAAPGQWDYARRPSRKELAATTILAISLAEASVKVSSGPPDDGEGPDAGLGIWAGELPLATTWLAPVPDPLLPAGIAPPAHIATRTGTRAT; via the coding sequence ATGAGCGAATTGTCGGCAACCGAGCGCACCCGGCACCGGCGCCTGCGGGAGAAGGGCCGCACCGATCGCGCCGCCCTGTACGAGGTGCTGGGCGCCGGATTCGTCTGCCACCTGGGAGTGATCTCGGGCGGTGTGCCCATGGTGGTCCCCACGGTCTACGGCTTCGACGCCGACCATCTCTACGTGCACGGCTCGGTGGCCAGCGGGAGCCTGACCGGCCGGGAGCCCGCGCCGCGCCCCACCGGAAACGCCGACGCCGACACGGACGGGCCGGGAGCCGCAGCGGACACGGCAGGCACAGCGGGCACAGCGGGAACGGGCATGGGAACGGTCTGCGTGACGGTCACCCATGTGGACGGCCTCGTCCTGGCCAGGTCGGTGTTCGAGCACGGCGTCAACTACCGCTCCGCCATGGTCTACGGCGTGCCCAGAGCCCTGGAGGGTGCGGAGAAACTGGCCGCGCTGCGGATCCTGACCGAGCACGCCGCCCCCGGCCAGTGGGACTACGCCAGGCGGCCCAGCCGCAAGGAGCTCGCCGCGACGACGATCCTCGCGATCTCCCTGGCCGAGGCGTCGGTCAAGGTGAGTTCGGGGCCGCCCGACGACGGCGAGGGGCCCGACGCCGGGCTGGGGATCTGGGCGGGCGAGCTGCCTCTGGCCACCACCTGGCTGGCCCCGGTCCCCGACCCCCTGCTCCCGGCCGGGATCGCCCCTCCCGCCCACATCGCCACCCGTACGGGCACGCGAGCCACCTGA